A genome region from Babesia bigemina genome assembly Bbig001, chromosome : I includes the following:
- a CDS encoding DNA directed RNA polymerase, putative, with the protein MLRYDTTVSTEVTGLSFELLSADTIRQLSVSEINNAVRHGTECAESSCIHDSSLGPSDICHICSTCNEMSACDGHMGHINFPIPMYHPLLLPRLSKLLKAMCLYCRRLKMTQHRVVKFIKMFDLMQAGLISDMLLFDDLCPDSSKSKVDLTRMKRSGNTADNQLAESADGNTASEGAAGETNLKQKYIRGIMNKLRAHKRCESLIRDTSAPDVDAKRKATEVSQEDADEAVDISEFGSSLDHKAPSKKAKSIVALPNTGNGGKSRHFDVTIWNDLRNRFVAEAGSVVQCPHCERRDMFYIRPSTDMSCIDVSWPQDIEGPPIMDHLTSYNFDFENDASDAATASQDSVTAGRQGVDLPVMNRLSATGRSVRQLQLQAFHIVPYMRELFKQNHVVLGHVFPQSRKLGWRMFMMFCMGVSANRFRPVLVTADRQLALHARSQALLDILVAKQVLCLLLKIENDANLTRFMTDADFVVGLLGNLDSRQLQSFREFVADCGSDFNSAVLGSIHALQRKVSAYADSSKVSNTMNAKVAQRPGIKQSLEHKEGAVRQNMLGKRVNYAARTVIAPDCFLDSNQMGIPLLFATELTIPENVTSYNVHLLRRLLVNGPKVYPGANFYRDEHGKLYNLGALSFNERKAKAKLLLTDNSDGRLPRVVYRHVLDGDVVLMNRQPTLHKPGIMAHFVKVLTNEKIFRLNYVNCNTYNADFDGDEMNLHLPQDPLAQSEAQLIANADCQFTVPKDGQPIRGLIQDHCLGGAYLTCRDTFLTRDQYFNLVYVAVQAFFKWHRTIYIKPEEGRKHARDGLKIDVHLHQVTRRLKVLSDPYARRCANSNAEIHIEEPAIMFPQRLWTGKQVITSLLKTLVDGIARGLHRTDLNFLQKYRGINLVSKSKTPGDAWGGVFDGNREESTIIIRQSELLQGVLDKSQFGATPYGLTHLVYELLGPRASGCLLNAFSYLFTSFLQMYGATCSPMDFILTRDAENHRSRILRRIKHCGIHLQELFISAISNKTGNGEDSKTKSESKDDSSVSEALSIFKQMTAELQEFPLLQSKLQSMPHESPDDISAVLMTVMDYLTNQKIKAEHQHKLAGILSNTIEALCSLQDLRGFILGKLPGIAEGKGKPVPPNDDKVIKHFPSWHKPYDGDSGISRASDDRQYRLADFNETCSSMYRLINEQFKGNEHDFYRMFDRFFQGNITGASNEASSVVDRTLLKFPRNGFAGMVSTGAKGSKVNFSMICSLLAQQTLEGRRVPVMPSVRTLPSFAFGDLGSRAGGFITDRFLTGLRPQEYFFHCMSGREGLVDTCVKTAKSGYLQRCILKSMEDVICCYDSTVRSADGTIIQFAYGEDGIDVQKSAYIDRPDDIINNAPLIKVDQHDEPPLKFEKLIKSFMDSKYTAPETHATLYQHYKRSHCEPGEAVGCVAGQSIGEPATQMTLNTFHLAGHGATNVTLGIPRLVEILQTTGNASTPYFSAPLLGDTDEEMAQNAQLAINSLRTVPLTDVIHSVAVEEGVYVDANGTKFYEYEASVQFENLATFQRAVESIRAFDILRITAHCLLNGFLKKVTGLMIVTMDSNVPYEITENTDYLHDCWRRLVLQEQAHKKDKLSERIRKMALNTGGSSSAGLGGSSARMAMYAGEGVEIVGSSKKRGDDDDKDGVGESQDDDANEDVATAAADTAEDDSDQEKTSDHEDSDPESQDEAEDGPNADEESVSSDDDDESQTLLADVGDAEVSSNTTASRDSEVDTPKASKSNARSKGFASSKPAELRSDASAGGESYRGFESDIKVGKQSITSLNAKVFQFAKSLRYCQDTGRMVLKFGWPFSKCPYHLNLLPLLQQEISAQILRNTPGVRQARVVCNTQNGREVYNLHCDGNNLQRLFLLKDNLVDFNRIQVNDIGTVLRYYGVEAARACIVSELQKVFSVYGINVDYRHLSLIADFMTNKGDIRTFNRYGMARHCSPLLQMSFESTMKFIMDACERGGYDNLGTPAGSIIAGRPIMLGGGLCKVLPRIDLRSRADSVSHSLSSAYDYQMSASRRLGVNSFVLE; encoded by the coding sequence ATGTTGCGGTACGATACCACCGTGTCTACCGAGGTCACCGGCCTATCGTTCGAGCTTCTGTCGGCGGACACCATCCGGCAGCTTTCTGTGTCGGAGATTAACAACGCCGTTCGGCATGGTACCGAATGTGCCGAGAGCTCGTGCATCCACGACTCGTCCCTCGGGCCAAGCGACATCTGCCACATCTGCTCGACGTGTAACGAGATGTCGGCTTGCGACGGCCATATGGGCCACATCAACTTCCCCATCCCGATGTACCatccgctgctgctgccgagGCTGTCGAAGCTGCTCAAGGCCATGTGCCTCTACTGCCGCCGGCTGAAGATGACGCAGCACCGGGTGGTGAAGTTCATCAAGATGTTCGACCTGATGCAAGCGGGGCTGATATCGGACATGCTTTTGTTCGACGACCTCTGCCCAGACAGCAGCAAGAGCAAGGTGGACCTTACCCGGATGAAGCGTTCGGGCAACACCGCGGACAACCAGCTGGCGGAATCCGCCGACGGCAACACAGCGTctgaaggcgctgcaggtgAAACGAACCTAAAGCAAAAATACATCCGTGGAATCATGAACAAGCTACGCGCCCACAAGAGGTGCGAGTCCTTGATCCGGGACACGTCGGCACCCGACGTGGACGCTAAACGCAAAGCCACCGAAGTTTCGCAGGAAGATGCTGACGAAGCCGTTGATATCAGTGAATTCGGGTCAAGCCTCGATCATAAGGCGCCGTCGAAGAAGGCCAAGTCCATCGTCGCCCTTCCCAACACCGGCAACGGTGGCAAATCGCGCCACTTCGACGTCACCATCTGGAACGATCTGCGCAACCGTTTCGTGGCCGAGGCAGGCAGCGTTGTGCAGTGCCCGCATTGCGAGAGGCGCGACATGTTCTACATCAGGCCCTCTACTGACATGAGCTGCATCGACGTCTCCTGGCCACAGGATATTGAAGGCCCTCCGATCATGGACCACCTGACCAGCTACAACTTCGACTTCGAGAATGACGCGAGTGATGCCGCCACGGCTTCGCAGGATTCCGTGACGGCCGGGAGGCAAGGTGTCGACCTGCCCGTGATGAACCGCCTGAGCGCGACCGGCCGTTCCGTGCGCCAGTTGCAGCTGCAGGCATTCCACATTGTGCCTTATATGAGGGAGCTCTTTAAGCAAAACCACGTGGTGCTGGGGCATGTGTTCCCGCAGTCACGCAAGCTCGGTTGGCGGATGTTCATGATGTTTTGCATGGGTGTGTCCGCGAACAGGTTCAGGCCTGTGCTGGTGACGGCTGACCGACAGCTTGCGCTACATGCACGTtcgcaggcgctgctcgaCATCTTAGTGGCCAAGCAGGTGCTGTGTCTGCTTCTCAAAATCGAGAACGACGCCAACCTGACTCGTTTCATGACCGATGCGGACTTCGTGGTGGGCTTGTTGGGAAACCTGGACAGTCGCCAGCTGCAGAGCTTCCGCGAATTCGTGGCGGACTGCGGCTCGGACTTCAACAGTGCCGTGCTCGGCAGCATACACGCGTTGCAGCGAAAGGTCTCCGCGTACGCTGACAGCAGCAAGGTCAGCAATACCATGAACGCCAAGGTGGCACAGCGGCCTGGGATCAAGCAGAGCCTGGAGCACAAGGAGGGTGCAGTCCGGCAGAACATGTTGGGAAAGCGTGTCAACTACGCAGCGCGTACAGTTATTGCCCCCGACTGCTTTTTGGACTCTAACCAGATGGGCATTCCGCTGTTGTTCGCCACGGAGTTGACGATTCCGGAAAACGTCACTTCGTACAACGTCCATCTACTTCGAAGGCTGTTGGTGAACGGCCCTAAGGTCTACCCAGGAGCCAACTTCTACCGCGACGAACACGGGAAGCTGTATAACCTAGGCGCGTTGTCGTTCAACGAGCGCAAGGCCAAGGCCAAGCTGCTGTTGACCGACAACTCCGACGGCAGGCTGCCACGTGTGGTCTATCGGCACGTGCTGGACGGCGATGTGGTGTTGATGAACCGCCAGCCCACGCTCCACAAGCCTGGAATCATGGCGCACTTCGTGAAGGTGCTGACGAACGAAAAGATTTTCCGGCTGAACTAcgtcaactgcaacacctaCAATGCGGATTTTGACGGTGACGAAATGAACTTGCACCTTCCACAGGACCCGCTTGCGCAATCGGAGGCACAGTTGATTGCCAACGCCGACTGCCAGTTCACCGTCCCAAAGGACGGCCAGCCAATCAGGGGCCTCATACAGGACCACTGTCTGGGTGGAGCTTACCTGACATGCAGGGACACGTTCCTCACCCGCGACCAGTACTTCAACTTGGTGTATGTGGCCGTGCAAGCCTTTTTCAAGTGGCATCGAACGATATACATCAAACCCGAGGAAGGGCGCAAACACGCTCGTGATGGCCTGAAGATCGACGTCCACCTCCACCAGGTGACCCGTCGTCTGAAGGTGTTGAGCGACCCGTACGCGCGCCGCTGTGCCAACAGCAACGCCGAAATCCACATCGAGGAGCCGGCGATCATGTTCCCGCAACGTTTGTGGACTGGTAAGCAGGTCATCACCAGCCTGCTGAAGACTCTGGTTGACGGTATCGCCAGGGGTCTGCACCGCACGGACTTGAACTTTTTGCAGAAGTACAGAGGCATCAATTTGGTATCGAAGTCCAAAACGCCGGGTGATGCCTGGGGCGGGGTATTCGACGGCAACAGGGAGGAAAGCACTATCATAATCCGCCAATCCGAGCTTTTACAAGGTGTTTTGGATAAGTCCCAGTTCGGTGCTACACCCTATGGATTGACGCATCTGGTTTACGAACTACTTGGCCCGCGTGCTTCCGGGTGCCTTTTGAACGCGTTCTCGTATCTGTTTACGTCGTTCCTGCAGATGTACGGCGCCACGTGCAGCCCCATGGACTTCATATTGACGAGGGATGCGGAGAATCACCGTTCCCGTATCCTGCGCCGCATCAAGCATTGCGGCATCCACCTGCAAGAATTGTTCATCTCAGCCATATCGAACAAAACCGGCAACGGGGAGGATTCCAAGACCAAAAGCGAATCGAAGGATGATTCCTCCGTATCAGAGGCGCTGTCAATCTTCAAGCAAATGACGGCCGAGCTCCAGGAATTCCCGTTGCTGCAGTCTAAATTGCAAAGCATGCCGCACGAATCACCCGATGACATATCTGCTGTTCTAATGACCGTTATGGATTATTTGACGAATCAGAAAATTAAAGCGGAGCACCAGCACAAGCTCGCGGGCATCCTGTCCAACACCATTGAAGCGCTGTGCAGCTTGCAAGACTTACGTGGGTTCATCCTTGGGAAGCTACCTGGCATCGCTGAAGGCAAAGGTAAGCCTGTGCCGCCCAATGACGATAAGGTGATTAAACATTTCCCATCCTGGCACAAGCCGTACGATGGAGACAGTGGCATCTCCAGGGCGTCCGACGACAGGCAGTACAGGCTTGCCGACTTTAACGAGACCTGCTCGTCAATGTACAGGCTGATCAACGAGCAGTTCAAGGGCAACGAGCACGACTTCTACCGCATGTTCGACCGCTTTTTCCAGGGTAACATCACCGGCGCATCCAACGAGGCAAGCTCTGTTGTTGATCGTACCCTTCTCAAGTTCCCACGCAACGGTTTCGCCGGCATGGTGTCCACTGGTGCCAAGGGTAGCAAAGTCAACTTCAGCATGATTTGCAGTCTGCTGGCGCAGCAGACACTGGAGGGCAGGCGTGTGCCCGTTATGCCCTCGGTGAGGACGCTTCCGTCGTTTGCATTCGGCGACCTCGGTTCCCGCGCCGGTGGTTTCATCACGGACAGGTTCTTGACCGGCCTGCGACCGCAGGAGTATTTCTTCCACTGCATGTCTGGGCGTGAAGGTTTGGTCGACACCTGTGTCAAGACCGCCAAGTCCGGTTACTTGCAGAGGTGCATTCTGAAATCGATGGAGGATGTCATCTGCTGCTACGATTCGACTGTGCGCAGCGCGGACGGCACCATCATCCAATTCGCCTACGGTGAGGACGGCATCGACGTGCAGAAGTCTGCGTACATAGACCGGCCGGACGACATTATCAACAATGCTCCATTGATCAAGGTCGACCAGCATGATGAACCGCCGTTGAAGTTTGAAAAACTCATTAAAAGCTTCATGGACAGCAAATACACGGCTCCGGAAACCCACGCTACTCTATACCAGCACTACAAGCGCTCCCATTGCGAGCCCGGCGAAGCGGTGGGCTGTGTGGCAGGGCAGTCTATTGGTGAGCCCGCCACCCAGATGACGCTGAACACCTTCCATCTTGCCGGTCACGGCGCCACCAACGTTACTTTGGGTATACCTCGTCTGGTTGAGATTCTGCAAACCACGGGTAACGCCTCCACTCCGTATTTCTCAGCTCCTCTGTTGGGCGACACCGACGAGGAAATGGCCCAAAATGCGCAGCTGGCCATAAACTCGCTGCGAACAGTGCCACTGACCGACGTCATCCATTCGGTGGCTGTTGAAGAAGGGGTGTACGTGGACGCCAACGGCACGAAGTTCTACGAATACGAGGCCAGCGTCCAGTTTGAAAACCTGGCAACCTTCCAGCGCGCCGTGGAATCGATCCGCGCATTCGACATTTTACGTATTACAGCGCATTGCCTATTGAACGGGTTCCTTAAAAAGGTAACGGGTCTAATGATCGTTACGATGGACAGCAATGTGCCGTACGAGATAACGGAAAACACGGATTACTTGCATGACTGCTGGCGGAGGCTGGTGCTCCAGGAGCAGGCGCACAAGAAGGACAAGCTGTCGGAACGCATAAGAAAGATGGCTCTGAACACAGGAGGGTCAAGCAGCGCTGGTCTCGGTGGCTCATCTGCGCGCATGGCTATGTACGCTGGAGAGGGGGTAGAAATTGTTGGTTCCAGCAAGAAACGTGGTGACGATGACGACAAAGACGGAGTTGGGGAGTCACAGGATGACGACGCTAACGAGGATGTGGCAACCGCAGCAGCGGATACCGCCGAGGACGACTCAGATCAGGAGAAGACCAGCGACCACGAAGACTCCGATCCCGAATCTCAGGATGAAGCCGAAGATGGCCCGAATGCCGACGAGGAATCCGTCAGTtcagacgacgacgatgaatCGCAAACGTTGCTTGCCGATGTTGGAGATGCTGAAGTGAGCAGCAACACTACCGCGTCACGCGATTCGGAAGTGGACACCCCAAAGGCGTCGAAGAGCAACGCACGCTCTAAAGGTTTCGCCAGCTCGAAGCCGGCGGAACTGCGTAGCGATGCGTCGGCAGGTGGGGAATCATACCGCGGTTTCGAGAGCGATATCAAGGTGGGCAAGCAGAGCATCACCTCCCTGAATGCCAAGGTGTTCCAGTTCGCCAAATCGCTGCGCTACTGCCAAGACACTGGTAGGATGGTGCTGAAGTTCGGGTGGCCGTTCAGCAAGTGTCCGTACCACCTGAATTTGCTgcccctgctgcagcaggaaatATCTGCGCAGATTCTGAGGAACACGCCGGGGGTGAGGCAGGCCCGTGTGGTATGCAACACCCAGAACGGCCGTGAGGTCTACAACTTGCACTGCGACGGCAACAATCTACAGCGCTTATTCTTATTAAAAGACAACCTGGTTGACTTCAACCGCATCCAGGTCAACGACATCGGTACTGTGTTGCGCTACTACGGGGTGGAGGCTGCCCGCGCCTGTATCGTGTCCGAGCTCCAGAAGGTGTTCTCAGTGTACGGTATCAATGTGGACTACCGCCACCTGTCGCTGATTGCCGACTTCATGACTAACAAGGGCGACATCCGCACCTTCAACCGTTACGGCATGGCGCGTCACTGTTCGCCGCTTCTGCAGATGTCATTCGAGTCGACCATGAAGTTCATCATGGACGCCTGCGAGCGCGGAGGGTACGACAACCTCGGAACTCCTGCGGGATCTATTATTGCCGGACGTCCGATTATGCTTGGCGGCGGGTTATGCAAGGTGCTCCCGAGGATCGACCTGCGGTCGCGTGCCGATTCTGTATCGCACTCACTGTCCAGCGCGTACGACTACCAAATGTCCGCTTCTCGCCGTTTGGGGGTAAACTCGTTCGTCCTAGAGTGA